The Gossypium arboreum isolate Shixiya-1 chromosome 2, ASM2569848v2, whole genome shotgun sequence region ATGACACAGAATTCTAACAAATATGTTTCATTGGATGTAATGTGCTTCTTCCAAAATTTTAAACCTCCCCCCATTTTACTCATTTGCTTCTTATTGTATGGTTTTGCGGTTTTGGGATATACATTAATTTTATAGTAGAATAGGAAGTTAATATTCCCTAGACGTATTAATATcataccaatatatatatatatgaaattaaaaaaaaaccagTATATTTTAGATATATAGGAAAAGATAAATACAGTACAGACATGAACAGGGAATGACAGGGCATCAAACGAAGCTTTCTTATATTCTTTGGCTACCAACTTTTCGGGAATCTTCTGTTTGGAATGCATGTTGTTTTGATTAAAACCAGCATTATATATTGGCAAATAAAGGCAACCAAACCAAACCCATTGACCCACACGAGTTCATTTTTGACTCATCTCCCACTCACAACCGAGTCAACTCAGCTTCAACAAAACTCATTTCAATCTAACATCTGCTAACATCTCCTTCAGCAGCACTACTTTCCCCGTCGAAACATGGCTATTAACATCTTCATCTTGTCGGGTTGAATAAACGGCTGACCTTCTGCAATATTCCCCACTCAGCTTTCGCCGCCTCTTGAGTTGAACCAAGTACTGTATGACGCTATTCCAGGCTGTTATACTTCTGACCCGTTCAATGGAACAAGTCTCCATTGCCACAATGATTTCTCCGATTGAAGGACGGtgctcttccttgtcagatgaacAACGTGATGCCACGCTTAATATTCTCCTTATTCTGCTTTCCATGTACATCGGAAATGGAATCCTGGAGTCGCAGATTTCCACCACCCTTTGCTTTTTCACTAAAGGAATTGCCCATTCAACAATGGAAGCCGGTGCTTTAGTGACATCAATTACCTTTCTGCAACTAATGATCTCTAACAAAACTACCCCAAAACTAAACACGTCGTTTTTAGTGCTTAGTTTATTAGGGGCTGTGTACGAAGGGTCCAAGTACCCGATCGTACCTGCTGGTTGAGTGGCCTGACTCAGCGAGTCTGCCGGCGAGATGGCGAGTCCGAAATCACACAACTTAGCAGTCCAGTTTGAATCAAACAAAATATTAGCAGATTTAATATCCCTATGGATAACCAAAGGATTGCTTTCGTGAAGGAACTGAACCGCCCTTGCAATTTGCAGAGCGATCTCTAGACGTTGAGGCCAAGAAGGAGGGGTAGCTGCAACGTGTAGTAAATCATGCAAAGAACCATTAGGCATCAACTCCATCACCAAAAGCTTGTCGTTCTGGACCGAGTCATGACTCGCTCCGAGAAAGCTGATGACATTACAACTTTGACGTAAAGATGAAAGTACAGATATTTCATTTTCTAGCTTCTTCAAGTTGTCACGTTGTGCCTCAACACCATTGATAGATGACCTCTTCACCGCTACTACTCGGTTGTCCTGAAGAACACCTTGATACACCGCTCCATGGCTGCCTTTGCCAATCAGTCTTGACGGACAGAAACTTTGGGTCGCTTTCACAAGCTGTTCATAACCAAACTCCATTTTTTTTCTTGCACCCTTTTGATTAGTTTATATCCAAAGAATAAGGTTTAATTAGAGGTGAGAAGACTGCAAATGGTATTGGATGAATAAGTAAAGAAAAAGGAGATGGATAAAGAGGCTTTGGAGGAGGCATCAAAGGCAGAAAAAATATAATGGATGAATTATTGAGAGAAGAAAAAGGTAAAGGTCATCAaggaaagagaaagaagaaaCGGAACAGTCCTAGTTAAAAGAGAAGTGGTCTGACATGGAGGGATGAGTTGCTCATCCATTATAGCTCCCTTCTTGGGTCCCTttctcccccccttttttttccaAATCTAAATCAACATATATGATGAATGACATTGCCAAAAcattttcaatgattttttttatatatatgagtTGAGTTGGAATAAGAAGCTAGCGTGACTGAGTTGAAAAACCTGAATTTTCATTGAATTGACCCTAACGTATCAACCAAAGCTATTGACTTTCTaaaccacataatcacaaattttaTCCGTATATATATCGTGTTGTGTATTCAAGGAATCTAAACACACACTATATATAAAGATATCTTTaatgaaaagaaagaaagtatataatgaaaagaaagaaagtaTATAGGTGAAAATAAAGTGTttttataaacaaaataaaacatgCAAGTGTGTTCATGTATGATTCGAATTTTATGTATGAAATAGTTAACGATTAAATTTTAACTCAGTTAAtatgatattatttaaaatat contains the following coding sequences:
- the LOC108466563 gene encoding serine/threonine-protein kinase-like protein At5g23170, producing the protein MEFGYEQLVKATQSFCPSRLIGKGSHGAVYQGVLQDNRVVAVKRSSINGVEAQRDNLKKLENEISVLSSLRQSCNVISFLGASHDSVQNDKLLVMELMPNGSLHDLLHVAATPPSWPQRLEIALQIARAVQFLHESNPLVIHRDIKSANILFDSNWTAKLCDFGLAISPADSLSQATQPAGTIGYLDPSYTAPNKLSTKNDVFSFGVVLLEIISCRKVIDVTKAPASIVEWAIPLVKKQRVVEICDSRIPFPMYMESRIRRILSVASRCSSDKEEHRPSIGEIIVAMETCSIERVRSITAWNSVIQYLVQLKRRRKLSGEYCRRSAVYSTRQDEDVNSHVSTGKVVLLKEMLADVRLK